Proteins encoded together in one Macadamia integrifolia cultivar HAES 741 chromosome 8, SCU_Mint_v3, whole genome shotgun sequence window:
- the LOC122086274 gene encoding WD repeat-containing protein 62 isoform X5, whose product MNPNRKRKRSDSTPTLDLEEIIGLTTKNSNGLTSNISTGDCIYLAGCVVVIYNVDSRTQSHLMVSARTPKALSCVAVSQDGRYIASGESGHQPAVLIWDYSTQDLISELKGHQYGVACIAFSPNGKHLVSAGFPRDGNLCLWDWRSGAPVAKLKASSSCSTISSVCFSSDAKCFITAGKKHLKFWKVGSTRRQSNARASLLPMDAKLAILGCQRGSSFVSVTSPSWTANNLVGSDWAGKFCPIYALTDAGVLCLIHSGFSIKKWVDLKVPKSFALAVSNKLIACACSNGVVQLLTVDTLKHAGSLQYADDKACHEAIDMGHHTKYSVKGFQHASNLPDAIACQFSASKKLVVIFGDRSLYAWEIHDGYKVCLCSVLFSHSACIWDVQNLPCENRHDSLFACATRGCSGRVSFATCSADGTIRFWHFTSQSNSVKKDGDLSLDQQIGGNSLKAGSVHAIRLESGGIFECDVVIGTRGFRSMAVSSDGKYLVAGDFMGNLHIYNLLDSDYTCFKEAHNGEILSLSFSLSGNNTFFSEQEASENLYLLASGGRDRVIHLYDVNRGFDLIERLDDHSAAVTSVKFTFDGRKILSCSADRSIVFHDVSVVNTGCKISRRRHQIASQGTIYDMAIDPALEVAVTVGQDKKINTFNITAGKHVRTFKQSEDFGEPTKVNIDPSSSYVVCSFSNRSICIYDFISGELVAKAVAHGEVITGVIFLPDCKHIISVDGDGCIFLWKMPALLSSKIFHRMKELADANSKISMDNPLASNEGILYDSKRTCMLEKSVHAVQKTIIQEGSTEKVSAFKFSISRLPKWAQAKLITKQTVPADPQPTPTQVQRPCKQDLGGTDSCFTDVSKTSLATNTSQSSPISNEIPSSFTMGNRWLTIHTVCFDPLDSPEERVLKDEMLPAPVPKSLQDPAVQIVQNSDSMEIALGAPAVRRDLLEEPPYETSNWLVNDSQVLSLSESISGAVNNLCKEEGQLSIHKTEAHSEAVSRDKYLHSCTDEIMANTTVKEKIDSMYRGNDLLNHHFGNLSTAVKDAKNATRSLENPASVNQRSDPTFSVKDNLMNMEGAREKYQMEGIPQITGVQEIMTGCNKALLSLDDAAECALQLFSKLEILLSGQDAIAGAKTKFYTEVAKLLPSIKEKVNALADLVQSGRNNSCSSNGVEASSCEPILGKFS is encoded by the exons ATGAACCCTAATCGCAAACGCAAGAGATCAGATTCAACTCCAACG TTGGATTTGGAGGAAATCATTGGCTTGACGACTAAGAATTCCAATGGATTGACTTCAAATATTTCAACCGGTGACTGCATCTACTTGGCCGGTTGTGTTGTTGTGATTTACAATGTTGATTCACGCACTCAGTCTCACCTCATGGTGTCAGCAAGAACGCCTAAAGCTTTGAGTTGTGTAGCTGTCTCACAGGATGGACGTTACATTGCATCTGGAGAG TCAGGGCATCAGCCAGCAGTGCTAATATGGGACTACTCAACCCAGGATCTTATTTCTGAACTAAAGGGCCATCAATATGGTGTGGCATGCATTGCTTTCTCGCCCAATG GAAAACATTTGGTTTCTGCTGGATTTCCCCGTGATGGGAACCTGTGTCTTTGGGACTGGCGGAGTGGGGCACCGGTTGCTAAGCTTAAAGCGAGCTCATCTTGTTCCACCATTTCATCTGTTTGCTTCTCATCAGATGCAAAATGTTTTATAACGGCTGGGAAAAAACACTTGAAGTTCTGGAAAGTTGGTTCTACAAGACGTCAGTCAAATGCCAGGGCTAGCTTGCTGCCTATGGATGCAAAGCTAGCTATTCTTGGTTGTCAGAGAGGAAGCTCCTTTGTATCTGTTACATCCCCATCCTGGACTGCTAATAATCTCGTTGGTAGTGACTGGGCTGGCAAATTCTGTCCAATCTATGCATTGACCGATGCAG GTGTTTTATGCCTTATACATTCTGGGTTTTCAATAAAGAAGTGGGTAGATTTAAAG GTTCCGAAAAGCTTTGCACTTGCTGTATCAAACAAGCTTATTGCTTGTGCTTGCAGTAATGGGGTTGTCCAACTACTGACAGTTGATACTCTCAAACATGCTGGAAGTCTGCAATATGCTGATGATAAAGCATGTCATGAGGCAATAGATATGGGCCATCATACAAAATACTCTGTGAAAGGTTTCCAACATGCTTCGAATCTCCCTGATGCAATAGCTTGTCAATTCTCAGCCTCCAAGAAGCTTG TGGTGATTTTTGGGGATCGCAGTCTCTATGCATGGGAAATACATGATGGATACAAG gTTTGTCTGTGTTCTGTGCTTTTTTCACACAGTGCTTGCATATGGGATGTTCAGAATCTCCCTTGTGAAAACAGGCATGATTCTCTTTTTGCATGTGCAACTAGAGGTTGTTCTGGCAGAGTTTCTTTTGCAACATGCTCTGCTGATGGCACCATTAGATTTTGGCATTTCACCTCGCAATCTAATTCAGTTAAGAAAGATGGGGATCTTTCACTTGACCAACAAATTGGTGGTAATTCATTGAAAGCTGGGTCTGTTCATGCTATTCGTTTGG AGAGTGGTGGAATATTTGAATGTGATGTTGTGATAGGCACTCGAGGCTTTCGATCCATGGCAGTTAGTTCTGATGGAAAGTACTTGGTGGCTGGTGATTTCATGGGGAACCTCCATATTTATAATTTACTTGATTCAGATTATACATGTTTTAAG GAGGCTCACAATGGAGAGATCCTCTCGTTGAGCTTTAGCTTGTCAGGAAATAATACATTCTTTTCTGAACAAGAAGCTTCAGAAAACCTGTACTTGCTTGCTTCAGGAGGAAGAGATCGAGTCATCCATCTTTATGATGTCAATAG GGGGTTTGATCTCATTGAAAGACTAGATGATCATTCTGCTGCTGTGACTTCTGTGAAATTTACTTTTGATGGTCGCAAGATTCTCAGCTGCAGTGCTGACAG GTCTATTGTGTTCCATGATGTGTCCGTAGTAAATACTGGTTGTAAGATTTCACGACGTCGTCATCAAATTGCATCCCAAGGCACAATCTATGACATGGCTATAGATCCTGCATTGGAGGTTGCAGTTACTGTTGGCCAG GATAAGAAGATCAACACTTTCAACATCACTGCTGGAAAACATGTTAGAACATTTAAGCAAAGTGAGGACTTTGGAGAACCAACAAAG gtAAACATAGACCCAAGCAGCAGCTACGTGGTTTGCTCATTTTCCAACAGGTCTATTTGTATATATGACTTTATAAGTGGAGAATTAGTTGCAAAAGCTGTGGCGCATGGTGAAGTCATAACGGGTGTCATTTTCTTGCCCGACTGCAAGCACATTATTTCT GTAGATGGTGATGGTTGCATTTTCTTATGGAAAATGCCAGCTCTATTATCATCAAAAATTTTCCACAGAATGAAGGAACTTGCAGATGCCAATTCTAAAATAAGCATGGACAACCCTTTAGCTTCAAATGAAGGCATATTATATGATTCCAAACGTACGTGCATGCTGGAAAAATCTGTTCATGCTGTTCAGAAAACGATTATTCAAGAAGGGAGTACTGAAAAAGTTTCGGCCTTCAAATTTAGCATCTCAAGGCTTCCAAAGTGGGCCCAAGCCAAGCTAATTACCAAACAGACTGTCCCTGCAGATCCTCAGCCTACACCAACTCAG GTTCAAAGACCATGTAAACAAGATTTGGGAGGCACTGACTCCTGCTTTACTGACGTTTCTAAAACTTCATTAGCCACCAACACCAGCCAAAGTTCTCCAATTTCCAATGAAATCCCAAG CAGCTTCACCATGGGCAATCGCTGGCTCACCATTCATACTGTTTGTTTTGATCCCCTGGATTCCCCAGAAGAGAGGGTTTTGAAGGATGAAATGCTGCCTGCTCCTGTGCCAAAATCAT TGCAAGACCCAGCTGTGCAGATAGTGCAAAACAGTGACAGCATGGAAATTGCATTGGGTGCTCCAGCTGTGAGGAGGGACCTCCTTGAGGAGCCTCCTTACGAGACTAGTAACTGGCTTGTGAATGACAGCCAGGTTCTCTCTCTAAGTGAATCAATCTCAGGGGCTGTTAACAATTTGtgcaaggaagaaggccaactCAGTATCCATAAAACAGAGGCTCACTCTGAAGCAGTTTCCAGGGATAAATATTTGCATTCATGTACAGATGAAATCATGGCTAATACCACCGTTAAAGAGAAAATTGACTCCATGTACAGAGGCAATGATCTTTTGAATCATCACTTTGGCAATTTATCAACAGCTGTAAAG GATGCAAAGAATGCAACGAGAAGCTTGGAGAACCCTGCTTCCGTTAATCAGAGAAGTGATCCAACTTTTTCTGTGAAAGATAATTTGATGAATATGGAGGGAGCCAGAGAGAAATACCAGATGGAAGGTATTCCACAAATAACTGGGGTACAGGAAATAATGACTGGATGCAACAAAGCATTGCTTAGTCTAGATGATGCAGCAGAATGTGCACTCCAGTTATTTTCCAAGTTGGAAATTCTGCTTTCCGGCCAAGATGCAATTGCGGGGGCCAAAACTAAATTTTACACAGAGGTGGCCAAGCTTCTTCCGTCAATCAAAGAGAAAGTTAATGCACTGGCTGATCTAGTGCAGTCTGGCAGGAATAATTCCTGTTCTAGTAATGGTGTGGAGGCTTCCAGTTGTGAACCTATATTAGGAAAATTTTCATAG
- the LOC122086274 gene encoding WD repeat-containing protein 62 isoform X1, with amino-acid sequence MNPNRKRKRSDSTPTLDLEEIIGLTTKNSNGLTSNISTGDCIYLAGCVVVIYNVDSRTQSHLMVSARTPKALSCVAVSQDGRYIASGESGHQPAVLIWDYSTQDLISELKGHQYGVACIAFSPNGKHLVSAGFPRDGNLCLWDWRSGAPVAKLKASSSCSTISSVCFSSDAKCFITAGKKHLKFWKVGSTRRQSNARASLLPMDAKLAILGCQRGSSFVSVTSPSWTANNLVGSDWAGKFCPIYALTDAGVLCLIHSGFSIKKWVDLKVPKSFALAVSNKLIACACSNGVVQLLTVDTLKHAGSLQYADDKACHEAIDMGHHTKYSVKGFQHASNLPDAIACQFSASKKLVVIFGDRSLYAWEIHDGYKVCLCSVLFSHSACIWDVQNLPCENRHDSLFACATRGCSGRVSFATCSADGTIRFWHFTSQSNSVKKDGDLSLDQQIGGNSLKAGSVHAIRLESGGIFECDVVIGTRGFRSMAVSSDGKYLVAGDFMGNLHIYNLLDSDYTCFKEAHNGEILSLSFSLSGNNTFFSEQEASENLYLLASGGRDRVIHLYDVNRGFDLIERLDDHSAAVTSVKFTFDGRKILSCSADRSIVFHDVSVVNTGCKISRRRHQIASQGTIYDMAIDPALEVAVTVGQDKKINTFNITAGKHVRTFKQSEDFGEPTKVNIDPSSSYVVCSFSNRSICIYDFISGELVAKAVAHGEVITGVIFLPDCKHIISVDGDGCIFLWKMPALLSSKIFHRMKELADANSKISMDNPLASNEGILYDSKRTCMLEKSVHAVQKTIIQEGSTEKVSAFKFSISRLPKWAQAKLITKQTVPADPQPTPTQCRQVDTGSLSLIVDNGGASVSTCPKVQRPCKQDLGGTDSCFTDVSKTSLATNTSQSSPISNEIPSSFTMGNRWLTIHTVCFDPLDSPEERVLKDEMLPAPVPKSLQDPAVQIVQNSDSMEIALGAPAVRRDLLEEPPYETSNWLVNDSQVLSLSESISGAVNNLCKEEGQLSIHKTEAHSEAVSRDKYLHSCTDEIMANTTVKEKIDSMYRGNDLLNHHFGNLSTAVKDAKNATRSLENPASVNQRSDPTFSVKDNLMNMEGAREKYQMEGIPQITGVQEIMTGCNKALLSLDDAAECALQLFSKLEILLSGQDAIAGAKTKFYTEVAKLLPSIKEKVNALADLVQSGRNNSCSSNGVEASSCEPILGKFS; translated from the exons ATGAACCCTAATCGCAAACGCAAGAGATCAGATTCAACTCCAACG TTGGATTTGGAGGAAATCATTGGCTTGACGACTAAGAATTCCAATGGATTGACTTCAAATATTTCAACCGGTGACTGCATCTACTTGGCCGGTTGTGTTGTTGTGATTTACAATGTTGATTCACGCACTCAGTCTCACCTCATGGTGTCAGCAAGAACGCCTAAAGCTTTGAGTTGTGTAGCTGTCTCACAGGATGGACGTTACATTGCATCTGGAGAG TCAGGGCATCAGCCAGCAGTGCTAATATGGGACTACTCAACCCAGGATCTTATTTCTGAACTAAAGGGCCATCAATATGGTGTGGCATGCATTGCTTTCTCGCCCAATG GAAAACATTTGGTTTCTGCTGGATTTCCCCGTGATGGGAACCTGTGTCTTTGGGACTGGCGGAGTGGGGCACCGGTTGCTAAGCTTAAAGCGAGCTCATCTTGTTCCACCATTTCATCTGTTTGCTTCTCATCAGATGCAAAATGTTTTATAACGGCTGGGAAAAAACACTTGAAGTTCTGGAAAGTTGGTTCTACAAGACGTCAGTCAAATGCCAGGGCTAGCTTGCTGCCTATGGATGCAAAGCTAGCTATTCTTGGTTGTCAGAGAGGAAGCTCCTTTGTATCTGTTACATCCCCATCCTGGACTGCTAATAATCTCGTTGGTAGTGACTGGGCTGGCAAATTCTGTCCAATCTATGCATTGACCGATGCAG GTGTTTTATGCCTTATACATTCTGGGTTTTCAATAAAGAAGTGGGTAGATTTAAAG GTTCCGAAAAGCTTTGCACTTGCTGTATCAAACAAGCTTATTGCTTGTGCTTGCAGTAATGGGGTTGTCCAACTACTGACAGTTGATACTCTCAAACATGCTGGAAGTCTGCAATATGCTGATGATAAAGCATGTCATGAGGCAATAGATATGGGCCATCATACAAAATACTCTGTGAAAGGTTTCCAACATGCTTCGAATCTCCCTGATGCAATAGCTTGTCAATTCTCAGCCTCCAAGAAGCTTG TGGTGATTTTTGGGGATCGCAGTCTCTATGCATGGGAAATACATGATGGATACAAG gTTTGTCTGTGTTCTGTGCTTTTTTCACACAGTGCTTGCATATGGGATGTTCAGAATCTCCCTTGTGAAAACAGGCATGATTCTCTTTTTGCATGTGCAACTAGAGGTTGTTCTGGCAGAGTTTCTTTTGCAACATGCTCTGCTGATGGCACCATTAGATTTTGGCATTTCACCTCGCAATCTAATTCAGTTAAGAAAGATGGGGATCTTTCACTTGACCAACAAATTGGTGGTAATTCATTGAAAGCTGGGTCTGTTCATGCTATTCGTTTGG AGAGTGGTGGAATATTTGAATGTGATGTTGTGATAGGCACTCGAGGCTTTCGATCCATGGCAGTTAGTTCTGATGGAAAGTACTTGGTGGCTGGTGATTTCATGGGGAACCTCCATATTTATAATTTACTTGATTCAGATTATACATGTTTTAAG GAGGCTCACAATGGAGAGATCCTCTCGTTGAGCTTTAGCTTGTCAGGAAATAATACATTCTTTTCTGAACAAGAAGCTTCAGAAAACCTGTACTTGCTTGCTTCAGGAGGAAGAGATCGAGTCATCCATCTTTATGATGTCAATAG GGGGTTTGATCTCATTGAAAGACTAGATGATCATTCTGCTGCTGTGACTTCTGTGAAATTTACTTTTGATGGTCGCAAGATTCTCAGCTGCAGTGCTGACAG GTCTATTGTGTTCCATGATGTGTCCGTAGTAAATACTGGTTGTAAGATTTCACGACGTCGTCATCAAATTGCATCCCAAGGCACAATCTATGACATGGCTATAGATCCTGCATTGGAGGTTGCAGTTACTGTTGGCCAG GATAAGAAGATCAACACTTTCAACATCACTGCTGGAAAACATGTTAGAACATTTAAGCAAAGTGAGGACTTTGGAGAACCAACAAAG gtAAACATAGACCCAAGCAGCAGCTACGTGGTTTGCTCATTTTCCAACAGGTCTATTTGTATATATGACTTTATAAGTGGAGAATTAGTTGCAAAAGCTGTGGCGCATGGTGAAGTCATAACGGGTGTCATTTTCTTGCCCGACTGCAAGCACATTATTTCT GTAGATGGTGATGGTTGCATTTTCTTATGGAAAATGCCAGCTCTATTATCATCAAAAATTTTCCACAGAATGAAGGAACTTGCAGATGCCAATTCTAAAATAAGCATGGACAACCCTTTAGCTTCAAATGAAGGCATATTATATGATTCCAAACGTACGTGCATGCTGGAAAAATCTGTTCATGCTGTTCAGAAAACGATTATTCAAGAAGGGAGTACTGAAAAAGTTTCGGCCTTCAAATTTAGCATCTCAAGGCTTCCAAAGTGGGCCCAAGCCAAGCTAATTACCAAACAGACTGTCCCTGCAGATCCTCAGCCTACACCAACTCAG TGTCGGCAAGTAGATACTGGATCTTTGTCTTTGATAGTGGATAATGGTGGGGCATCTGTTTCAACGTGTCCTAAGGTTCAAAGACCATGTAAACAAGATTTGGGAGGCACTGACTCCTGCTTTACTGACGTTTCTAAAACTTCATTAGCCACCAACACCAGCCAAAGTTCTCCAATTTCCAATGAAATCCCAAG CAGCTTCACCATGGGCAATCGCTGGCTCACCATTCATACTGTTTGTTTTGATCCCCTGGATTCCCCAGAAGAGAGGGTTTTGAAGGATGAAATGCTGCCTGCTCCTGTGCCAAAATCAT TGCAAGACCCAGCTGTGCAGATAGTGCAAAACAGTGACAGCATGGAAATTGCATTGGGTGCTCCAGCTGTGAGGAGGGACCTCCTTGAGGAGCCTCCTTACGAGACTAGTAACTGGCTTGTGAATGACAGCCAGGTTCTCTCTCTAAGTGAATCAATCTCAGGGGCTGTTAACAATTTGtgcaaggaagaaggccaactCAGTATCCATAAAACAGAGGCTCACTCTGAAGCAGTTTCCAGGGATAAATATTTGCATTCATGTACAGATGAAATCATGGCTAATACCACCGTTAAAGAGAAAATTGACTCCATGTACAGAGGCAATGATCTTTTGAATCATCACTTTGGCAATTTATCAACAGCTGTAAAG GATGCAAAGAATGCAACGAGAAGCTTGGAGAACCCTGCTTCCGTTAATCAGAGAAGTGATCCAACTTTTTCTGTGAAAGATAATTTGATGAATATGGAGGGAGCCAGAGAGAAATACCAGATGGAAGGTATTCCACAAATAACTGGGGTACAGGAAATAATGACTGGATGCAACAAAGCATTGCTTAGTCTAGATGATGCAGCAGAATGTGCACTCCAGTTATTTTCCAAGTTGGAAATTCTGCTTTCCGGCCAAGATGCAATTGCGGGGGCCAAAACTAAATTTTACACAGAGGTGGCCAAGCTTCTTCCGTCAATCAAAGAGAAAGTTAATGCACTGGCTGATCTAGTGCAGTCTGGCAGGAATAATTCCTGTTCTAGTAATGGTGTGGAGGCTTCCAGTTGTGAACCTATATTAGGAAAATTTTCATAG
- the LOC122086274 gene encoding WD repeat-containing protein 62 isoform X6 produces MNPNRKRKRSDSTPTLDLEEIIGLTTKNSNGLTSNISTGDCIYLAGCVVVIYNVDSRTQSHLMVSARTPKALSCVAVSQDGRYIASGESGHQPAVLIWDYSTQDLISELKGHQYGVACIAFSPNGKHLVSAGFPRDGNLCLWDWRSGAPVAKLKASSSCSTISSVCFSSDAKCFITAGKKHLKFWKVGSTRRQSNARASLLPMDAKLAILGCQRGSSFVSVTSPSWTANNLVGSDWAGKFCPIYALTDAGVLCLIHSGFSIKKWVDLKVPKSFALAVSNKLIACACSNGVVQLLTVDTLKHAGSLQYADDKACHEAIDMGHHTKYSVKGFQHASNLPDAIACQFSASKKLVVIFGDRSLYAWEIHDGYKVCLCSVLFSHSACIWDVQNLPCENRHDSLFACATRGCSGRVSFATCSADGTIRFWHFTSQSNSVKKDGDLSLDQQIGGNSLKAGSVHAIRLESGGIFECDVVIGTRGFRSMAVSSDGKYLVAGDFMGNLHIYNLLDSDYTCFKEAHNGEILSLSFSLSGNNTFFSEQEASENLYLLASGGRDRVIHLYDVNRGFDLIERLDDHSAAVTSVKFTFDGRKILSCSADRSIVFHDVSVVNTGCKISRRRHQIASQGTIYDMAIDPALEVAVTVGQDKKINTFNITAGKHVRTFKQSEDFGEPTKVNIDPSSSYVVCSFSNRSICIYDFISGELVAKAVAHGEVITGVIFLPDCKHIISVDGDGCIFLWKMPALLSSKIFHRMKELADANSKISMDNPLASNEGILYDSKRTCMLEKSVHAVQKTIIQEGSTEKVSAFKFSISRLPKWAQAKLITKQTVPADPQPTPTQVQRPCKQDLGGTDSCFTDVSKTSLATNTSQSSPISNEIPSFTMGNRWLTIHTVCFDPLDSPEERVLKDEMLPAPVPKSLQDPAVQIVQNSDSMEIALGAPAVRRDLLEEPPYETSNWLVNDSQVLSLSESISGAVNNLCKEEGQLSIHKTEAHSEAVSRDKYLHSCTDEIMANTTVKEKIDSMYRGNDLLNHHFGNLSTAVKDAKNATRSLENPASVNQRSDPTFSVKDNLMNMEGAREKYQMEGIPQITGVQEIMTGCNKALLSLDDAAECALQLFSKLEILLSGQDAIAGAKTKFYTEVAKLLPSIKEKVNALADLVQSGRNNSCSSNGVEASSCEPILGKFS; encoded by the exons ATGAACCCTAATCGCAAACGCAAGAGATCAGATTCAACTCCAACG TTGGATTTGGAGGAAATCATTGGCTTGACGACTAAGAATTCCAATGGATTGACTTCAAATATTTCAACCGGTGACTGCATCTACTTGGCCGGTTGTGTTGTTGTGATTTACAATGTTGATTCACGCACTCAGTCTCACCTCATGGTGTCAGCAAGAACGCCTAAAGCTTTGAGTTGTGTAGCTGTCTCACAGGATGGACGTTACATTGCATCTGGAGAG TCAGGGCATCAGCCAGCAGTGCTAATATGGGACTACTCAACCCAGGATCTTATTTCTGAACTAAAGGGCCATCAATATGGTGTGGCATGCATTGCTTTCTCGCCCAATG GAAAACATTTGGTTTCTGCTGGATTTCCCCGTGATGGGAACCTGTGTCTTTGGGACTGGCGGAGTGGGGCACCGGTTGCTAAGCTTAAAGCGAGCTCATCTTGTTCCACCATTTCATCTGTTTGCTTCTCATCAGATGCAAAATGTTTTATAACGGCTGGGAAAAAACACTTGAAGTTCTGGAAAGTTGGTTCTACAAGACGTCAGTCAAATGCCAGGGCTAGCTTGCTGCCTATGGATGCAAAGCTAGCTATTCTTGGTTGTCAGAGAGGAAGCTCCTTTGTATCTGTTACATCCCCATCCTGGACTGCTAATAATCTCGTTGGTAGTGACTGGGCTGGCAAATTCTGTCCAATCTATGCATTGACCGATGCAG GTGTTTTATGCCTTATACATTCTGGGTTTTCAATAAAGAAGTGGGTAGATTTAAAG GTTCCGAAAAGCTTTGCACTTGCTGTATCAAACAAGCTTATTGCTTGTGCTTGCAGTAATGGGGTTGTCCAACTACTGACAGTTGATACTCTCAAACATGCTGGAAGTCTGCAATATGCTGATGATAAAGCATGTCATGAGGCAATAGATATGGGCCATCATACAAAATACTCTGTGAAAGGTTTCCAACATGCTTCGAATCTCCCTGATGCAATAGCTTGTCAATTCTCAGCCTCCAAGAAGCTTG TGGTGATTTTTGGGGATCGCAGTCTCTATGCATGGGAAATACATGATGGATACAAG gTTTGTCTGTGTTCTGTGCTTTTTTCACACAGTGCTTGCATATGGGATGTTCAGAATCTCCCTTGTGAAAACAGGCATGATTCTCTTTTTGCATGTGCAACTAGAGGTTGTTCTGGCAGAGTTTCTTTTGCAACATGCTCTGCTGATGGCACCATTAGATTTTGGCATTTCACCTCGCAATCTAATTCAGTTAAGAAAGATGGGGATCTTTCACTTGACCAACAAATTGGTGGTAATTCATTGAAAGCTGGGTCTGTTCATGCTATTCGTTTGG AGAGTGGTGGAATATTTGAATGTGATGTTGTGATAGGCACTCGAGGCTTTCGATCCATGGCAGTTAGTTCTGATGGAAAGTACTTGGTGGCTGGTGATTTCATGGGGAACCTCCATATTTATAATTTACTTGATTCAGATTATACATGTTTTAAG GAGGCTCACAATGGAGAGATCCTCTCGTTGAGCTTTAGCTTGTCAGGAAATAATACATTCTTTTCTGAACAAGAAGCTTCAGAAAACCTGTACTTGCTTGCTTCAGGAGGAAGAGATCGAGTCATCCATCTTTATGATGTCAATAG GGGGTTTGATCTCATTGAAAGACTAGATGATCATTCTGCTGCTGTGACTTCTGTGAAATTTACTTTTGATGGTCGCAAGATTCTCAGCTGCAGTGCTGACAG GTCTATTGTGTTCCATGATGTGTCCGTAGTAAATACTGGTTGTAAGATTTCACGACGTCGTCATCAAATTGCATCCCAAGGCACAATCTATGACATGGCTATAGATCCTGCATTGGAGGTTGCAGTTACTGTTGGCCAG GATAAGAAGATCAACACTTTCAACATCACTGCTGGAAAACATGTTAGAACATTTAAGCAAAGTGAGGACTTTGGAGAACCAACAAAG gtAAACATAGACCCAAGCAGCAGCTACGTGGTTTGCTCATTTTCCAACAGGTCTATTTGTATATATGACTTTATAAGTGGAGAATTAGTTGCAAAAGCTGTGGCGCATGGTGAAGTCATAACGGGTGTCATTTTCTTGCCCGACTGCAAGCACATTATTTCT GTAGATGGTGATGGTTGCATTTTCTTATGGAAAATGCCAGCTCTATTATCATCAAAAATTTTCCACAGAATGAAGGAACTTGCAGATGCCAATTCTAAAATAAGCATGGACAACCCTTTAGCTTCAAATGAAGGCATATTATATGATTCCAAACGTACGTGCATGCTGGAAAAATCTGTTCATGCTGTTCAGAAAACGATTATTCAAGAAGGGAGTACTGAAAAAGTTTCGGCCTTCAAATTTAGCATCTCAAGGCTTCCAAAGTGGGCCCAAGCCAAGCTAATTACCAAACAGACTGTCCCTGCAGATCCTCAGCCTACACCAACTCAG GTTCAAAGACCATGTAAACAAGATTTGGGAGGCACTGACTCCTGCTTTACTGACGTTTCTAAAACTTCATTAGCCACCAACACCAGCCAAAGTTCTCCAATTTCCAATGAAATCCCAAG CTTCACCATGGGCAATCGCTGGCTCACCATTCATACTGTTTGTTTTGATCCCCTGGATTCCCCAGAAGAGAGGGTTTTGAAGGATGAAATGCTGCCTGCTCCTGTGCCAAAATCAT TGCAAGACCCAGCTGTGCAGATAGTGCAAAACAGTGACAGCATGGAAATTGCATTGGGTGCTCCAGCTGTGAGGAGGGACCTCCTTGAGGAGCCTCCTTACGAGACTAGTAACTGGCTTGTGAATGACAGCCAGGTTCTCTCTCTAAGTGAATCAATCTCAGGGGCTGTTAACAATTTGtgcaaggaagaaggccaactCAGTATCCATAAAACAGAGGCTCACTCTGAAGCAGTTTCCAGGGATAAATATTTGCATTCATGTACAGATGAAATCATGGCTAATACCACCGTTAAAGAGAAAATTGACTCCATGTACAGAGGCAATGATCTTTTGAATCATCACTTTGGCAATTTATCAACAGCTGTAAAG GATGCAAAGAATGCAACGAGAAGCTTGGAGAACCCTGCTTCCGTTAATCAGAGAAGTGATCCAACTTTTTCTGTGAAAGATAATTTGATGAATATGGAGGGAGCCAGAGAGAAATACCAGATGGAAGGTATTCCACAAATAACTGGGGTACAGGAAATAATGACTGGATGCAACAAAGCATTGCTTAGTCTAGATGATGCAGCAGAATGTGCACTCCAGTTATTTTCCAAGTTGGAAATTCTGCTTTCCGGCCAAGATGCAATTGCGGGGGCCAAAACTAAATTTTACACAGAGGTGGCCAAGCTTCTTCCGTCAATCAAAGAGAAAGTTAATGCACTGGCTGATCTAGTGCAGTCTGGCAGGAATAATTCCTGTTCTAGTAATGGTGTGGAGGCTTCCAGTTGTGAACCTATATTAGGAAAATTTTCATAG